A stretch of the Odontesthes bonariensis isolate fOdoBon6 chromosome 5, fOdoBon6.hap1, whole genome shotgun sequence genome encodes the following:
- the LOC142379825 gene encoding CCN family member 3-like, translating into MDKAVFIFVITAQVFTLGLSQVCPRRCQCPREPPICLPGVPLILDDCACCLVCAGQIGQVCSEMNPCETRKGLQCDYSVDIHKRTGICAVNVGNVCILDGSVYQNGQTFFPSCKYQCMCHNGQIACVPRCNLDVMLPGPDCPMPRKVQVPGECCEKWVCEPQSEASALGGFAMAAFRQEETVSFNGWDPSLNCIEQTTEWGACSQTCGMGVSTRVTNKNDRCEMVKQSRLCMIRPCDDQQEQLTWLTPKRGSKCQRMVRSDRAVHLSYKNCTSVQAYKPRYCGSCSDGRCCTPHRTKTTLVEFQCASSKITRRPVMVILTCACHSHCPRDNAVWQPSELVYDGMRV; encoded by the exons ATGGACAAGGCGGTATTTATTTTCGTCATTACAGCACAG GTTTTTACACTAGGCTTGTCCCAGGTGTGCCCCCGCAGATGCCAGTGCCCTCGAGAGCCCCCCATCTGCCTCCCCGGTGTGCCCCTGATCCTGGACGACTGTGCCTGCTGCCTGGTTTGCGCTGGTCAAATTGGGCAGGTCTGCTCTGAAATGAACCCCTGTGAAACACGTAAAGGGCTGCAGTGTGATTACTcagtggacatccacaagaggaCTGGTATCTGTGCCG TTAACGTGGGTAATGTGTGCATTTTGGACGGTTCTGTCTATCAGAACGGCCAAACATTCTTCCCCAGTTGCAAGTACCAGTGTATGTGTCACAACGGGCAGATAGCTTGTGTGCCACGCTGCAACTTGGATGTCATGCTGCCTGGGCCAGATTGTCCCATGCCACGCAAGGTCCAGGTGCCCGGCGAATGCTGTGAGAAATGGGTGTGTGAGCCACAGTCTGAGGCCAGTGCTCTGGGGGGCTTTGCCATGGCGG CCTTCCGTCAGGAGGAAACGGTGAGCTTTAATGGTTGGGACCCTAGCTTAAACTGCATTGAACAGACTACAGAGTGGGGGGCGTGCTCTCAGACATGCGGCATGGGGGTGTCCACCAGGGTCACAAACAAGAACGACCGGTGTGAGATGGTGAAGCAGAGTCGGCTGTGTATGATCAGACCCTGTGACGACCAGCAGGAACAACTGACATGGCTTACACCAAAG AGAGGCAGCAAGTGCCAGAGGATGGTGAGGAGCGACAGAGCCGTTCATCTCTCCTATAAGAACTGCACCAGTGTTCAAGCCTACAAGCCTCGCTACTGTGGCTCCTGCTCAGACGGCCGCTGCTGTACCCCccacagaaccaaaaccacCCTGGTTGAGTTCCAGTGTGCCAGCAGTAAAATCACCAGGAGGCCGGTCATGGTGATTCTGACCTGTGCCTGTCACAGCCACTGTCCCCGAGACAATGCTGTGTGGCAGCCATCAGAACTTGTATACGATGGCATGAGAGTATAG
- the LOC142379824 gene encoding uncharacterized protein LOC142379824, producing the protein MATSSSFLSEDQFLCSICLDVFTEPVSIPCGHNFCKACLTRHWAGKEQCQCPLCNEKFNKGLKLCINTGFREVVENFKKHHLPGDSSTSIKPGQVPCDCCLDKKFRACKTCLMCLASFCETHLEPHRRVDALKRHKLTNPVHNLEDKICKKHNRIFEFFCRNDNTRVCVLCTDHGDHDTVYLQEEYVDKRAQMGKKKAAVQEIPQMRGKKNRKNARGATKANPMTSNQLPDPVPQLYSTEDPHIICGCSCIPQNRGCSQGRFCYGVRTKGRAGSMRGGRTFTPNYRAENWIIKLGNSRNPDRVLVFVDNENGLVSFFDVGNAILMYSCTGCQFNERTFLFFCPGSSEDVSGVQRLRRGLQKISESSNALFCFVAFIFMTLALIWMFHYLLLQ; encoded by the coding sequence ATGGCCACATCCAGCAGTTTCCTGTCTGAAGATCAGTTCCTGTGTTCaatctgtctggatgttttCACCGAGCCTGTCTCCATCCCATGTGGGCATAACTTCTGCAAAGCCTGTCTCACCAGGCACTGGGCAGGCAAGGAGCAATGTCAGTGTCCATTATGCAATGAAAAGTTCAACAAAGGGCTCAAACTTTGTATCAACACAGGATTCAGGGAAGTTGTCGAGAATTTTAAGAAACATCACCTGCCAGGCGATAGCTCCACATCAATAAAACCTGGACAGGTGCCCTGTGACTGTTGCCTTGACAAAAAGTTCCGCGCATGTAAGACCTGCTTGATGTGTTTGGCTTCTTTTTGCGAAACGCACTTAGAGCCTCATCGGAGAGTTGATGCcttaaaaagacacaaactgACTAATCCTGTGCACAACTTGGAGGACAAAATCTGCAAGAAACACAACCGGATTTTTGAGTTCTTCTGCAGGAATGACAACACTCGTGTTTGTGTCCTGTGCACGGATCATGGCGATCATGATACAGTCTATTTACAGGAAGAGTATGTAGACAAAAGGGCTCAGATGGGGAAGAAAAAAGCTGCTGTTCAGGAAATTCCACAGATGCGaggaaaaaagaacagaaagaatgCCAGAGGTGCAACAAAAGCGAACCCTATGACGTCTAATCAATTGCCAGATCCTGTTCCTCAGTTGTACTCCACAGAAGACCCACACATTATCTGTGGATGTTCCTGCATTCCTCAAAATAGGGGCTGTTCACAAGGGAGATTCTGTTACGGGGTTCGAACCAAGGGAAGGGCTGGGTCGATGCGAGGAGGGAGGACATTCACGCCAAACTACAGGGCGGAAAACTGGATCATCAAGTTGGGGAATAGCAGGAACCCTGACAGAGTCTTGGTTTTTGTAGATAATGAGAATGGACTGGTGTCCTTCTTTGATGTTGGAAATGCAATCCTGATGTACTCTTGTACTGGCTGCCAATTCAATGAGAGAACTTTCCTATTCTTTTGCCCTGGCTCATCTGAGGATGTTAGCGGGGTGCAGAGGCTAAGAAGGGGTCTTCAGAAGATATCCGAATCCTCAAATGCATTATTCTGCtttgttgcttttatttttatgacACTTGCATTAATTTGGATGTTTCATTACCTTTTACTACAATAG